One region of Oryza sativa Japonica Group chromosome 5, ASM3414082v1 genomic DNA includes:
- the LOC9268188 gene encoding LOW QUALITY PROTEIN: uncharacterized protein (The sequence of the model RefSeq protein was modified relative to this genomic sequence to represent the inferred CDS: deleted 1 base in 1 codon; substituted 1 base at 1 genomic stop codon) — translation MEVATPNNNAHQVIDELVSNDDDDDRLSALPNEISIYILQRLPLRTSAQTTILARRWTHLFPSMTHLKIDINEFVPRILTRHNVARSMAMSWYTQALRTLLAPTIDPDRTIRTMHLRFYPTDSYLLSIARMVDDAVQSASASKIEVLDFAILNEVSEVHCTEKQMSRYGRRFMSFFQACPNGFRCLTSLSLWALRFRDSDIPSLLGSCHQLQHLLLRACDSGRNSVLKIDASPCSQLRTLRMIFCSYIKVELVHVPKLESVDCDTWVGVNPPVYFGCVPLLDKIRFSSTCLKMQQPFVLSSWLSTVPTLTSLHLDXQYEMVWIMPEEPKKLFPIFRNLKDVYLYNISNDSGLDWTLFVLEGAPSLKSFHVKISHHICGGDGFEHNAGSSNVVWEASSDIIKHKNLRLLDIIGFETEENLIKYIRLAIQRAIALQRIHLHEKEPCEDCDDIYLNTPSLSRTRFPNNEQEKDLLREQLLQGFSSSIEIIIGED, via the exons ATGGAGGTTGCTACTCCCAATAATAACGCT CACCAGGTCATTGATGAACTAGTAtccaatgatgatgatgacgatagGCTCAGCGCCCTCCCAAATGAAATTTCGATCTACATCCTCCAACGCCTGCCGCTGCGCACTTCAGCACAGACCACCATCCTCGCAAGGCGATGGACCCATCTTTTCCCATCCATGACACATCTCAAAATAGATATCAATGAATTTGTACCACGCATCCTCACTAGGCACAATGTGGCTCGAAGCATGGCCATGTCGTGGTACACCCAAGCACTAAGGACATTGCTAGCTCCTACAATTGACCCTGATCGGACCATAAGGACCATGCATCTACGCTTCTACCCCACAGACTCATACCTGCTCTCCATTGCCCGCATGGTCGACGATGCGGTTCAGAGTGCCAGTGCCAGCAAGATTGAGGTCCTTGACTTTGCCATTCTGAATGAGGTGTCCGAGGTGCACTGCACCGAGAAACAGATGTCACGATACGGGCGACGCTTCATGTCCTTCTTTCAGGCTTGCCCCAATGGATTCAGGTGCCTAACAAGCCTCTCTCTATGGGCCCTCAGGTTTCGGGATTCAGATATCCCAAGCCTACTAGGCTCCTGCCACCAGCTGCAGCACCTCCTTCTACGGGCT TGCGATAGCGGTCGCAACTCTGTGCTCAAGATTGACGCATCACCATGCTCACAGCTCAGGACATTGAGGATGATCTTCTGCAGTTACATCAAGGTTGAACTCGTCCACGTTCCAAAGCTTGAATCAGTGGATTGTGATACATGGGTGGGTGTCAACCCTCCTGTTTATTTTGGTTGCGTCCCACTGCTTGACAAGATACGCTTCTCTTCCACCTGCCTTAAGATGCAGCAACCATTCGTTCTGAGCAGCTGGCTGTCCACTGTGCCAACTCTAACTAGTTTGCATCTGGACTAACAATATGAGATG GTTTGGATCATGCCAGAAGAGCCGAAGAAACTATTCCCCATATTTCGCAATCTTAAGGATGTATATCTTTACAACATTAGTAATGACAGTGGCCTCGACTGGACACTGTTTGTCCTTGAAGGCGCACCCTCCCTCAAGAGTTTTCATGTTAAG ATATCTCACCACATATGTGGGGGGGATGGTTTTGAGCACAATGCTGGCAGTAGTAATGTTGTGTGGGAAGCATCATCTGACATCATCAAGCATAAAAACTTGAGGTTGTTGGATATAATAGGCTTTGAGACAGAAGAGAATCTGATCAAGTACATAAGGCTCGCCATTCAGCGAGCTATCGCTTTACAGAGAATTCACTTGCATGAGAAGGAACCATGTGAAGACTGCGATGATATTTATCTCAATACGCCATCTCTGTCCAGAACTAGATTCCCTAACAATGAGCAAGAGAAGGATCTACTAAGAGAGCAACTCCTGCAGGGATTCTCATCGTCTATAGAAATAATAATAG GGGAAGACTGA
- the LOC4337569 gene encoding pentatricopeptide repeat-containing protein At3g51320, translating to MAPASPAVMASRPDPGELQAFLRGLRTHHAVLCAHAFLLRRGLLLGHRTTAGILLSAATSTATSASRPAHAHAHAHSHLLRLLLHHLPPPLPLFSLDNALRALAPRLPFSALLSLFAALLRSHHPAFPARFSFPTLLSKASSSSSPRLHLPSALALHAQLLRRGLLFSPPLHAANALLHFYAAATLLPCARNLFDEMPFRDVASYNTMMTAYAGAVDGIDAARHLFDGMLLRNVVSWNIMINGYVKVKRPEQALEVVRWMAEIGVRGTAVAMVGAATACARLGRLGAGKEVHCAFLRRFEERNLLFSTALVDMYGKCRNADAARKVFDRLSFRNVVCWNAMIIGHCVYGEPGDGIRLFHDMIGQDDQHGLLPDEVTFIGVLCACTRLALLDDGKAYFEQMSTMYNIKPTFAHYWCMANLYASVGLLEEAEGLLTSMPEELKAHALGGLLGLCRFRGEWELGERIVLRLIELEPNNSVHYALLCNVYASAGRWEDVHRVKAIIKERDEKLSPGHRLVNLNEILHQFRERQPENQEIYGILDGLVSRLKLTSRVNGQIESGVK from the exons ATGGCGCCGGCAAGTCCAGCAGTGATGGCATCCCGGCCGGACCCCGGCGAGCTCCAAGCCTTCCTCCGCGGCCTCCGCACCCACCACGCCGTCCTCTGCGCCCacgccttcctcctccgccgcggcctcctcctcggccaCCGCACCACCGCCGgcatcctcctctccgccgccacctccaccgccacctccgcctcgcgacctgcccacgcccacgcccacgcccactcccacctcctccgcctcctcctccaccacctccctccACCCCTCCCGCTCTTCTCCCTCGACAACGCCCTCCGCGCCCTCGCCCCGCGCCTCCCCTTCTCCGCCCTTCTCTCCCTcttcgccgccctcctccgctCCCACCACCCCGCCTTCCCTGCCCGCTTCTCCTTCCCCACGCTCCTCTCCaaagcctcctcctcctcctccccgcgtcTCCATCTTCCTTCCGCGCTCGCCCTCCACGCGCAGCTgctccgccgcggcctcctcttCTCGCCCCCGCTCCACGCCGCCAACGCCCTCCTCCATTtctacgccgccgccaccctcctcccCTGCGCCCGCaacctgttcgacgaaatgccctTCAGGGACGTCGCCTCCTACAACACCATGATGACTGCCTACGCTGGCGCCGTCGACGGCATTGACGCCGCACGACacctgttcgacggaatgctTCTGAGGAATGTGGTGTCATGGAACATCATGATCAACGGGTATGTGAAGGTGAAGCGCCCCGAGCAAGCTCTGGAGGTGGTGCGGTGGATGGCGGAGATTGGGGTCAGGGGCACAGCTGTCGCAATGGTTGGGGCAGCCACTGCGTGCGCAAGGCTGGGCAGGTTGGGGGCTGGGAAGGAGGTACATTGTGCTTTCCTGCGCCGTTTTGAGGAGCGTAACCTGCTGTTCTCGACTGCATTGGTCGATATGTATGGAAAGTGTCGGAATGCGGATGCTGCGAGGAAGGTGTTTGATCGGCTGAGCTTTAGGAATGTTGTTTGCTGGAACGCAATGATCATCGGCCATTGTGTGTATGGAGAACCTGGTGATGGGATTCGATTGTTTCATGACATGATTGGACAAG ACGATCAACATGGGCTGCTACCAGACGAAGTCACTTTCATTGGTGTCCTCTGCGCGTGTACCCGTCTAGCTCTCTTGGATGACGGGAAGGCATATTTTGAGCAGATGAGCACCATGTACAACATCAAGCCAACATTTGCACATTATTGGTGCATGGCCAATCTGTATGCAAGTGTTGGGCTTCTGGAAGAAGCTGAGGGTCTCTTAACGAGTATGCCAGAGGAGTTGAAGGCACATGCATTGGGTGGTTTGCTTGGGTTGTGCCGGTTCCGAGGGGAGTGGGAACTGGGGGAGCGGATAGTCCTGAGGTTGATTGAGTTGGAACCAAACAATAGTGTTCACTATGCCCTGCTGTGCAATGTGTATGCTTCTGCGGGGAGATGGGAAGATGTTCATAGGGTGAAGGCTATCATAAAGGAAAGAGACGAGAAGCTCAGTCCTGGACATCGCCTGGTGAACTTAAACGAGATTCTTCATCAATTTAGGGAGAGGCAACCTGAGAATCAAGAAATATATGGAATCTTGGATGGCTTGGTGTCAAGACTGAAGTTAACAAGCAGAGTAAATGGGCAAATTGAATCTGGAGTTAAATAG